The genomic DNA GGACGGCCGACGAGTCGGTGCGGCTCAGCACCTGGCTGCGCGAGGCCGGCGTGGACCTCGTGGACTGCTCCAGCGGCGGCAACGTGGCGACGGCTAAAATCCCGGTCGGCCCCGGCTATCAGGTCGGGTTTGCCGAGCGCATCCGGCGCGAAGCCGGTATTGCCACCGGCGCGGTGGGCCTCATCACTACCCCCGCCGAGGCCGAGGAAGTCGTGGCCAGCGGCCAGGCCGACCTCGTGCTGCTGGCCCGCGAGGAGCTGCGCGACCCGTACTTCCCGCTGCGCGCGGCGCACGCGCTGGGTGCCGACGTGGCCTGGCCCGTGCAGTACGAGCGCGCCAAGCCCCGGTAGCACGTAGCGAGTAGCGGGGGGGTAGGGCGGGAAAAGATGAGTTGAATAAGCTGCGTTTTTGCGTACCTTTTGCCCACCTTTTCCCATCCAATTTTCTTCGCATGAGCCAGCTTCCCGAAAACCCCTCCCGGCGCTCGTTTCTCAAACACGGCACGGCCGCCACGGCCGGCATTCTCATCGTGCCGCGCTTCGTGCTCGGCGGCAAGGGCTACACCGCCCCGAGCGACCAACTGGTGATTGCCGGCGTGGGCGTGGGCGGCAAGGGCGAGAGCGACATCGCCATGTTTGCCAAAACCGGCAAGGCCCGCATCGCCTACCTCTGCGACGTGGACGACCGCCGGGCGGCCCGCACGCGCCAGGCGTTCCCGAAGGCGGCGTATTACAAAGATTGGCGCAAGCTGTTCGACCAGGAGCACAAGCACTTTGATGCGGTGTCGGTCTCGACGCCCGACCACAACCACGCCATCATCACGCTGGCGGCCATGCAGCTGGGCAAAAACGTGTACGTGCAAAAGCCTTTGACCCATGACATTTATGAGGCTCGCATGCTCACCGACGCGGCCCGGCGCTACCCGAAGCTGGTGACGCAGATGGGCAACCAGGGTGCCTCCAACGACGGCGTGCGGCAGCTGCGGGAGTGGTACGACGCGGGCACCATCGGCGACGTGCACACCGTGTATTGCTGGACCGACCGCCCGGTGTGGCCCCAGGGCATTGCCTGGCCCACCACCAAAGCCCCCGTGCCGCCTGAGCTGGACTGGGACCTGTGGCTGGGCACGGCACCCCAGCGCGACTACGTGGATAAGCTGGTGCCCTTCAACTGGCGCGGGTGGTGGGACTACGGCACCGGCGCGCTCGGCGACATGGGCTGCCACCTGCTCGAAGCGCCTTTCCGGGTGCTCGACCTGACCTACGCTAACTCGGTGCAGGCCAGCGTGGGCAGCGTGTATGTGGATGAGTTTAAGCGCGGGTATTTCCCCGACGGCTGCCCGCCGTCGAGCCAC from Hymenobacter psoromatis includes the following:
- a CDS encoding oxidoreductase: MSQLPENPSRRSFLKHGTAATAGILIVPRFVLGGKGYTAPSDQLVIAGVGVGGKGESDIAMFAKTGKARIAYLCDVDDRRAARTRQAFPKAAYYKDWRKLFDQEHKHFDAVSVSTPDHNHAIITLAAMQLGKNVYVQKPLTHDIYEARMLTDAARRYPKLVTQMGNQGASNDGVRQLREWYDAGTIGDVHTVYCWTDRPVWPQGIAWPTTKAPVPPELDWDLWLGTAPQRDYVDKLVPFNWRGWWDYGTGALGDMGCHLLEAPFRVLDLTYANSVQASVGSVYVDEFKRGYFPDGCPPSSHVTLTFPKTAKTQHDITVHWMDGGIQPERPDELGPNELFGDGGNGILFIGDKGKMMASTYADNPRLLPLSRNQEVHVPQTLARVPGQANGHYGQWVEACLAGPGKMPVSSPFELAGPLTEALLMANLAVRGYDIQRPRATGPGGSFDYPGRGVKLLWDNQQMRITNLDDVNRFVKRDYRQGWKLG